The following nucleotide sequence is from Brachyspira suanatina.
AATTCCCATACAAGCTTATCTTTATATTCATCTTTTTCGCTATATCCAGTTTTTTTTATCCTAATAGTTTTACATTTACCTTTATATACAAGTCCACTGTCTGCTTCAATAAATATTTCTAACTCTGGCTTACAGCCTATAAAACCATCTATTTTAGGATTATCTTTTCTGCCGTTTATGCCGCCTTTAAATGATTTTTCTATTGCTGATAGTATATTACTTTTACCAGTGCCGTTTGCTCCTATTATGCTTATTAATGCCCCTTGCTCTATATCACCATTAAGATATAATCTGCCGTATTTTACTTCATCTTCTTTCTTTTCTGAATTATATTCTGCCTCCTTACTTACAATTACAGGATTAATGTTTCTGAAGTTTTTAATTGTTAAATATCTTTTCATAAGTTTTTCCCTAAATTTTATTACTTATCTTTATTTGATAATCTCATTCTAAAACCTTGAGATTTATATAAACTCATAAGAGGAGATATAAACTCATAATCTTCCTCAGATAATTTTTTATCCGGATCAGTAGAAAGTTTTTTGCATTTCATCAAATAATCTAATATAGGATCAAAAAAATTATCCTCTGTAAGCATATATATAAAATCCTCTTTTGTTTTATTTTCCGTCTTTAATAATGATTTTATCTTCATCCTTTTACCCTCCTCAGTATTATTTGTATTGCTGTTCTCAACAATATTATTCATTATATAATAAATAACATTATTATTTCCTATATTTTTACTGTTTTGTATATAATCAAAGAGATTTAATATTTTTGTGTCTATCGTACTTCTGTTGCCTTCTTCGTACATATCTATATATTTATATAAAGTAGGCCTTGATATTTTAAGATATTCTGCCAGATCAGATATTCTCAAATCTAAATCTCTTATTTTTTCTCTTAATAATTTGTTTTCCATTTTTATTTTTCTCTTTTATTTA
It contains:
- a CDS encoding helix-turn-helix transcriptional regulator, coding for MENKLLREKIRDLDLRISDLAEYLKISRPTLYKYIDMYEEGNRSTIDTKILNLFDYIQNSKNIGNNNVIYYIMNNIVENSNTNNTEEGKRMKIKSLLKTENKTKEDFIYMLTEDNFFDPILDYLMKCKKLSTDPDKKLSEEDYEFISPLMSLYKSQGFRMRLSNKDK